The following coding sequences are from one Pigmentibacter sp. JX0631 window:
- a CDS encoding homogentisate 1,2-dioxygenase, protein MIDYRKLGFVSAKQHTICELDGNMLIEHVITREGFSDHYSILYQKRAPTHEVKTEIYKTDNPFFPNCNKLNSTELKRRHFQTPLLKKEGNLLEARATLLINDSCSVGITNLTKNDEHFFSNADADELYFISEGEGILQTIMGELDYKKGDYLFIPKAIPFRFLPAMKTNMLIIEGKNKFGIPAEFKLPNGQIKLDSPYNHRDFHAPNRLLSIKDNENFSFIIKKDNTLTRHEYTDFPYKVVGWDGWYWPFSFSVYNYQPKTSSVHLPPTVHSVFSANKFYVMNFVPRMLDYHPKAIPCPWPHSSLDCDEVIFYVSGDFTSRKGISNYSISFHPSGIPHGPHPERYEQSIGAKYTQELAIMVDTFEPLFVTEAAGILEDKKYHFTWDSPNHL, encoded by the coding sequence ATGATTGATTATAGAAAGCTTGGTTTTGTTTCAGCAAAACAACATACTATCTGTGAACTTGACGGTAATATGCTCATTGAACATGTAATTACTCGTGAAGGATTTAGCGATCATTATTCTATATTATATCAGAAAAGAGCTCCTACACATGAAGTTAAAACTGAAATTTATAAAACAGATAATCCTTTTTTTCCAAATTGCAACAAATTAAACTCAACAGAATTAAAAAGAAGACATTTTCAAACTCCACTTCTAAAAAAAGAAGGAAATTTATTAGAAGCAAGAGCAACATTACTAATAAATGATAGCTGTTCTGTAGGTATTACAAATTTAACGAAAAATGATGAGCATTTTTTTTCAAATGCAGATGCTGATGAATTATATTTTATTTCCGAAGGAGAAGGAATTTTACAAACCATAATGGGTGAATTAGATTATAAGAAAGGGGACTATCTGTTTATACCCAAAGCCATTCCTTTCCGATTTTTACCCGCTATGAAAACAAATATGCTCATTATTGAAGGTAAAAATAAATTTGGCATTCCAGCAGAATTTAAATTACCCAACGGACAAATAAAACTAGATTCCCCATACAATCATCGGGATTTTCATGCTCCAAATAGACTTTTATCAATAAAAGATAATGAAAATTTTTCATTTATAATTAAAAAAGATAATACACTAACCAGACATGAATACACAGATTTTCCCTATAAAGTTGTTGGATGGGACGGATGGTATTGGCCTTTCTCGTTCTCGGTTTATAACTATCAACCTAAAACTAGCTCAGTCCATTTACCACCCACAGTACACTCAGTTTTTAGCGCTAATAAGTTCTATGTCATGAATTTTGTTCCAAGAATGCTTGATTATCACCCTAAAGCAATCCCTTGTCCGTGGCCACATTCCAGCTTAGATTGTGATGAAGTTATTTTTTATGTCAGCGGCGATTTTACCAGCAGAAAAGGAATATCTAACTATTCTATTAGTTTCCATCCATCTGGGATTCCCCATGGTCCTCACCCAGAGCGTTATGAACAAAGCATTGGCGCAAAATATACTCAAGAACTTGCAATAATGGTTGACACATTTGAACCTTTATTTGTAACTGAAGCTGCAGGGATACTTGAAGATAAAAAGTATCATTTTACCTGGGATAGTCCTAATCATCTATAA
- a CDS encoding F-box protein, with the protein MKHIFAIIFPLLIYLNHAFAMKSNENLDNIPQTLKENIYSNLDASSLINLSKTSTSLNESISEYINYTKKLSTIKINGTKNEISEYLMLLNNNLNEKLTNTNNLIIDYFDSYDDLRFYDNRAFGLLLLALDTFPNLNKFTMIFHDSTNNNIFESISIEIKGNEIYLVGSFERLSSFFKQFFAIKNNENIYKVNMTLNRNKNAGYHYSDIDYISHYMIKYIPNIKIIQIDDKNESYTKDRHFYTEESVKNYFINNDNFKSKSLFVILNGEVKKYNKN; encoded by the coding sequence ATGAAACATATTTTTGCAATTATATTTCCACTTTTAATTTACTTAAATCATGCATTTGCGATGAAAAGTAACGAAAATTTAGACAACATTCCGCAAACTTTGAAAGAAAATATTTACTCAAACTTAGATGCAAGTTCTTTAATTAATTTATCAAAAACAAGTACTTCTTTAAATGAAAGTATAAGTGAATATATTAACTACACAAAAAAACTAAGTACAATTAAAATAAATGGGACAAAAAATGAAATTTCTGAATATTTAATGTTACTTAACAACAATTTGAATGAAAAATTAACTAATACAAATAATTTAATTATCGATTATTTTGATTCCTATGATGACTTAAGATTTTATGACAATAGAGCTTTTGGACTTTTACTATTGGCACTTGATACATTTCCTAATTTAAATAAATTTACTATGATATTTCATGATTCTACCAATAATAATATTTTTGAATCCATCTCTATTGAAATAAAAGGAAATGAAATTTACTTGGTTGGAAGTTTTGAAAGATTATCTAGTTTCTTTAAGCAATTTTTTGCAATCAAAAATAATGAAAATATTTATAAAGTTAATATGACCCTCAACCGCAATAAAAATGCTGGCTATCATTATAGCGATATTGATTACATATCGCATTACATGATTAAATACATACCAAATATTAAAATTATTCAAATTGATGATAAAAACGAATCTTATACAAAAGATAGACATTTTTACACAGAAGAAAGTGTTAAAAATTATTTTATAAATAATGATAATTTTAAGAGCAAATCTTTGTTTGTTATTCTAAATGGTGAAGTAAAAAAATACAACAAAAATTAA
- a CDS encoding F-box protein, with protein MRLLYILSIILSFLVTNSYAENEKDFLSNLPQELVSEITKNLDPQSIINLKSTSKALKTQVETYLTYLNSKDELTIKGNIAELKKWLKILDFSLANQNSQVKKLVLKVSDSKFENLNWYWNNSEIFNDLLQKISIKFPNIEHLVIEKFIYNFQSRVEYSEFKAYPDKLYYIGTVSTIDWLIVNFSMFKTYNNIKTVQFDLLKNSSRVMSSIHSLDLASTISVQLLQLDTIIVNDIDNYYFEKSYFFSREEILLNIVNIKKSLGVSPINPIFVILRNGIEEKYYFSN; from the coding sequence GTGCGATTATTATATATTCTTTCAATTATTTTATCTTTTCTAGTCACAAATTCATACGCCGAAAATGAGAAAGATTTTTTAAGCAACCTCCCGCAAGAACTTGTTTCTGAGATAACTAAAAATCTTGATCCACAATCAATCATAAACTTAAAAAGTACAAGTAAGGCTTTAAAAACTCAAGTAGAAACATATTTAACATATCTAAATAGCAAAGATGAATTAACAATAAAGGGAAATATTGCTGAGTTAAAAAAATGGCTAAAAATATTAGATTTTTCATTAGCAAATCAAAATAGCCAAGTTAAAAAACTTGTTCTAAAAGTTAGCGACAGTAAATTTGAAAATTTAAACTGGTATTGGAATAATTCTGAAATTTTTAATGACTTGTTACAGAAAATTTCAATTAAATTTCCAAATATTGAACATTTGGTAATTGAAAAATTTATCTATAATTTTCAAAGTCGTGTTGAGTATTCAGAATTTAAGGCTTATCCAGATAAACTATATTACATAGGTACCGTTTCAACTATAGATTGGTTAATTGTTAACTTTTCAATGTTTAAAACATACAACAACATAAAAACAGTCCAATTTGATCTTCTAAAAAACTCCAGTAGAGTAATGAGTAGCATTCATTCATTAGATTTAGCATCTACAATTAGTGTGCAATTGTTACAGCTTGATACTATTATTGTAAATGACATTGATAATTACTATTTTGAAAAATCTTATTTTTTCTCACGTGAAGAAATACTTTTAAATATTGTAAACATAAAAAAATCATTAGGCGTATCTCCAATTAATCCTATTTTCGTGATTTTAAGAAATGGAATAGAAGAAAAATACTATTTTAGTAATTAA
- a CDS encoding proline--tRNA ligase, with translation MRMSKLVGRTIKETPRDSELPSHKFMLRGGFMRQYSAGVYGILPLGMRSIAKIEKICREEMNAVEGQEIRMPCSATKELWEETGRYQTFGKDMMKFHDRNEKPMVLNPTHEEPVVYLTRTEVTSYRQLPVMLYQIQTKFRDEPRPRGGLIRLREFTMKDAYSFHTSEEDLKEYYDQVFAAYNRFFKRTGCKNFVSVMSDNGLFGGRYSHEFQMLVPTGEDKLITCPHCKYSANEEISTSPFVIRSEAEKSIEKVHTPNAKTIELLIKQLNCSAEQTAKAVMFQTLKGIPVITFVRGDLEVIDKKVRTLVQSEVVPATPEAIAKAGAVAGSTGLVGLNLQSCYVVIDHTVAKGNNFATGANEKDFHFVNFNVQRDFLDKLTDSEKKKVIIGDIAAAREGDPCPECGKELKETRGIEIGNIFHLGTKYSKDMECTYLDHQGKKQYPIMGCYGIGITRLLPAIIEESHDDRGPILPLPIAPFEVHFCVLNKKEQAVQEKSEELYKKMLAGKLDVLIDDRDEKPGSQFADADLFGIPFRVILSPKTLAEGCVELKYRDNRMEARKIKTDEIVKVLMDEIKTEYAKYNSV, from the coding sequence ATGCGTATGTCTAAGTTAGTGGGAAGAACTATTAAAGAAACACCACGCGATAGTGAATTACCTAGTCACAAATTTATGTTACGTGGCGGTTTTATGCGCCAGTATTCTGCCGGAGTTTACGGAATACTTCCGCTTGGTATGCGCTCAATTGCCAAAATTGAAAAAATTTGTCGCGAAGAAATGAATGCGGTTGAAGGACAAGAAATAAGAATGCCATGTTCTGCAACAAAAGAACTTTGGGAAGAAACTGGCCGATATCAAACTTTTGGTAAAGATATGATGAAATTTCATGATAGAAATGAAAAACCAATGGTTTTAAATCCTACGCATGAAGAGCCTGTTGTTTATTTAACTCGTACGGAAGTAACAAGTTATAGACAATTACCGGTAATGCTATATCAAATTCAAACTAAATTCCGTGATGAACCTCGCCCAAGAGGTGGGCTTATCCGTTTACGTGAATTTACTATGAAAGATGCTTATAGTTTCCATACATCTGAAGAAGATTTAAAAGAATATTATGATCAAGTATTTGCTGCTTATAACCGTTTTTTTAAACGAACTGGGTGCAAAAATTTTGTGAGTGTAATGTCCGACAATGGACTTTTTGGTGGTCGCTATTCCCATGAATTTCAAATGCTTGTTCCTACAGGTGAAGATAAACTAATAACTTGTCCGCATTGTAAGTACAGTGCAAACGAAGAAATATCTACTTCACCATTTGTCATTCGTTCTGAAGCTGAAAAAAGTATTGAAAAAGTTCATACACCCAATGCAAAAACAATTGAATTATTAATAAAACAATTAAATTGTTCAGCTGAGCAAACAGCAAAAGCTGTTATGTTTCAAACTTTAAAAGGTATTCCTGTAATTACTTTTGTCCGGGGTGATTTAGAAGTCATTGATAAAAAAGTGCGGACTTTAGTTCAATCTGAGGTTGTTCCTGCAACACCAGAAGCTATTGCAAAGGCTGGAGCTGTTGCCGGTAGTACAGGACTTGTTGGGTTAAATCTTCAGTCTTGTTACGTTGTAATAGATCATACAGTTGCAAAGGGAAATAATTTTGCAACAGGTGCAAATGAAAAAGATTTTCACTTTGTTAACTTTAATGTCCAACGCGATTTTCTTGATAAATTAACTGATTCAGAAAAGAAAAAGGTTATTATTGGGGATATTGCAGCAGCCCGTGAAGGCGATCCTTGTCCAGAATGCGGGAAAGAACTAAAAGAAACACGCGGAATAGAAATTGGAAATATTTTTCATCTTGGCACAAAGTATTCCAAAGATATGGAATGTACTTATCTTGATCATCAGGGGAAAAAGCAATACCCAATTATGGGTTGTTACGGTATAGGTATTACACGTTTACTTCCTGCTATAATTGAAGAAAGTCACGATGACAGAGGTCCTATTTTGCCATTACCTATTGCGCCTTTTGAAGTTCATTTTTGTGTTTTAAATAAAAAGGAACAGGCTGTCCAAGAAAAATCTGAAGAACTTTATAAGAAAATGTTAGCTGGAAAATTAGATGTATTAATTGACGATCGCGATGAAAAACCTGGGTCGCAATTTGCAGATGCAGATCTATTTGGCATTCCATTTCGTGTTATTCTTTCTCCAAAAACATTGGCAGAAGGCTGTGTAGAATTAAAATATCGGGACAATAGAATGGAAGCACGTAAAATTAAAACCGATGAAATAGTAAAAGTTTTAATGGATGAAATTAAAACTGAATATGCAAAGTATAATTCTGTTTAA
- a CDS encoding UDP-N-acetylglucosamine--N-acetylmuramyl-(pentapeptide) pyrophosphoryl-undecaprenol N-acetylglucosamine transferase — MAHKESDKTYNIVLTGGGTAGHVWPHFALFEAENSPLYKASNEKKINVYYVGSQTGMEKDLVTTNKPNWHYFSISTGKLRRYFSLKNFSDPFLILLGILQAFFFLGKVKASIVFSKGGFVSAPVVWAAWLRGIPIIIHESDATPALATKLTVPFCNKALVSFPETIKKFHPFFQNKVLEIGLPIRESLFSATKEEGLKFFSLPNNRKTILIFGGSLGAQSLNQKMYTIIPELHKNYSIIHIVGKGNRQELPGLEYYRQLEFLTDGMKYAYSAADLAICRAGASSIFELAAAKVPMILIPLGLHASRGDQIINARIFMNKGWAQSIDENTFQNDSAIQLIDSTFNSLEERKVALETSPAKDSALKTGQIIWETMIKYGDI; from the coding sequence ATGGCTCACAAAGAATCTGATAAAACTTATAATATAGTTTTAACTGGCGGTGGTACAGCTGGACATGTTTGGCCACATTTTGCATTATTTGAAGCAGAAAACTCTCCCTTATATAAAGCTTCCAACGAAAAAAAAATAAATGTTTATTATGTCGGCTCCCAAACAGGCATGGAAAAAGATTTAGTTACTACGAATAAACCCAATTGGCATTATTTCTCTATTTCAACTGGCAAATTAAGAAGATATTTTAGTCTTAAAAATTTTTCAGATCCTTTTTTAATTCTTCTTGGTATTCTCCAAGCTTTTTTCTTTCTTGGAAAAGTCAAAGCATCTATTGTTTTTTCTAAAGGAGGATTTGTTTCAGCTCCCGTAGTATGGGCGGCGTGGTTAAGAGGAATTCCTATTATTATTCACGAAAGCGATGCTACACCTGCATTAGCTACTAAATTAACAGTCCCATTTTGCAATAAAGCGCTTGTTTCATTTCCAGAAACTATTAAAAAATTTCATCCTTTTTTTCAAAATAAAGTATTAGAAATAGGTTTACCTATACGCGAATCTTTATTTTCTGCTACAAAAGAAGAAGGTCTTAAATTTTTCTCATTACCTAACAACCGAAAAACCATTTTAATTTTTGGTGGTAGTTTAGGTGCACAAAGTCTGAATCAAAAAATGTACACAATTATTCCCGAGCTACACAAGAACTATAGTATTATTCATATTGTTGGTAAAGGTAACAGACAAGAACTACCTGGGCTTGAATATTATCGCCAGCTCGAGTTTCTTACAGACGGAATGAAATATGCTTATAGTGCTGCTGATTTGGCAATTTGTAGAGCAGGAGCGAGTAGTATTTTTGAATTAGCTGCAGCAAAAGTTCCTATGATTCTAATTCCTTTAGGTCTACATGCAAGCCGTGGCGATCAAATTATAAATGCAAGAATATTTATGAATAAAGGATGGGCTCAATCAATTGACGAAAATACCTTTCAAAATGACTCCGCCATTCAATTAATAGATTCTACTTTTAACTCTTTGGAAGAACGAAAAGTTGCTTTAGAAACTTCACCAGCTAAAGACTCTGCTTTAAAAACGGGACAAATTATCTGGGAAACTATGATAAAATATGGAGATATTTAA
- the tsaE gene encoding tRNA (adenosine(37)-N6)-threonylcarbamoyltransferase complex ATPase subunit type 1 TsaE — translation MTLKFTNDLQKFFITEQKDADSVEFSVNLENLDLITKEISLFFQAGDWLFLDGDLGSGKTTFVKNLLENWYSSEKGSSPTFSILNIFQLSNSRNNIEKIVHLDLYRIKNGNELFFLGLENEFSLKNSFCIFEWPYNIEIEEYNSFFKITGCQRPKRIFEISIELGEQNNSRLYCIKKINL, via the coding sequence ATGACTCTAAAGTTTACAAATGATTTACAAAAATTTTTTATTACCGAGCAAAAAGATGCTGATTCAGTTGAATTTTCTGTAAATTTAGAAAATTTAGATTTAATTACAAAAGAAATTAGTCTTTTTTTCCAAGCAGGAGATTGGCTTTTTCTTGATGGAGATCTAGGCTCAGGTAAAACTACTTTTGTTAAAAATTTGTTGGAAAATTGGTATTCAAGTGAGAAAGGCTCTAGTCCCACTTTTTCAATTCTAAATATATTTCAATTAAGCAATTCAAGAAATAATATAGAAAAAATAGTGCATCTTGACTTATATCGAATTAAAAATGGAAATGAATTATTTTTTCTTGGACTAGAAAATGAATTTTCGTTAAAAAATTCATTTTGTATCTTTGAGTGGCCTTATAATATTGAAATTGAAGAATATAATTCTTTTTTTAAGATAACAGGCTGCCAACGTCCTAAAAGAATTTTTGAAATATCTATTGAATTAGGTGAGCAAAATAATTCTAGACTGTATTGCATAAAAAAAATAAATCTTTAA
- a CDS encoding nuclear transport factor 2 family protein — MSSEKNKNIALKWFAAFNQHNLENLLSLYAENAEHYSPKLKIRMPETNGLIKGKNALSEWWKDAFERLPTLKYEPKKIIADNDTVFMEYIRHVENEEILMVCEVLEIKNDVIIFSRVYHC; from the coding sequence ATGAGCTCTGAAAAAAATAAAAATATTGCGCTCAAATGGTTTGCAGCTTTTAATCAACATAATCTAGAGAATCTTCTTTCACTTTACGCAGAAAATGCTGAACATTATAGCCCAAAATTAAAAATCAGGATGCCTGAAACAAATGGACTTATAAAAGGAAAAAATGCATTAAGTGAGTGGTGGAAAGATGCATTTGAAAGACTGCCCACTTTAAAATATGAGCCCAAAAAAATTATTGCTGATAATGATACCGTATTTATGGAATATATTCGGCATGTCGAGAATGAAGAAATATTAATGGTGTGCGAAGTTCTTGAAATAAAAAATGATGTCATTATATTTTCTAGAGTTTATCACTGTTAA
- a CDS encoding ABC transporter substrate-binding protein, producing MKIKLFAFIVSIFFIYTASAIKITFLVPGKSNEDFWVTAAEFTRAAAVELGFDYEVLYAERDRENMIDLVYKIASETNKPDFVLIVNEKNSAPQMLKILNNNNIKTFLVHVDLTDDQKKVIKYPRSIYKNWIGTVVADNVPAGYQIMNEMYKNIPENLKSKKMFKLIAINGDKETKTSLEREKGLYKFLNENKSIQLLQIIAAEWDRDIAYQKTNHMFDRYKDIDFIWAANDPIALGALKAVYNHQKLPGKNIYIGGLNWSKESLEEIKKGTISTSLGGHFINGACAIAVIFDYLKGIDINSSNYEMKINFFSPIGKKEVDEYFKYLDKSNWNKINFKKYTKFYNKNLKEYKFNPKEILKDYK from the coding sequence ATGAAAATCAAATTATTTGCATTTATAGTAAGTATATTTTTCATTTATACAGCTTCTGCAATAAAAATCACATTTTTAGTCCCAGGTAAATCGAATGAAGATTTTTGGGTAACAGCAGCAGAATTTACCAGAGCTGCTGCAGTAGAACTTGGATTTGACTATGAAGTTTTATATGCCGAACGTGATAGAGAAAACATGATAGATCTTGTCTATAAAATTGCCAGCGAAACAAATAAACCTGACTTTGTTTTAATAGTGAATGAAAAAAACTCGGCACCACAAATGCTTAAAATATTGAATAATAATAATATTAAAACATTTCTAGTACATGTAGATTTAACAGATGATCAAAAAAAAGTTATAAAATATCCAAGAAGTATATATAAAAATTGGATTGGAACTGTTGTTGCAGACAACGTTCCTGCCGGATACCAAATTATGAATGAAATGTATAAAAATATTCCAGAAAATTTAAAATCAAAAAAAATGTTTAAATTAATTGCAATCAATGGAGATAAAGAAACAAAAACATCTCTCGAAAGAGAAAAAGGTTTATATAAATTTTTAAATGAAAACAAGAGTATTCAACTTCTCCAGATAATAGCAGCTGAATGGGATAGGGATATAGCTTATCAAAAAACAAATCACATGTTTGATAGATACAAAGATATTGATTTTATTTGGGCTGCTAATGATCCAATTGCATTAGGAGCATTAAAAGCAGTCTATAACCATCAAAAGCTACCAGGTAAAAATATTTATATCGGCGGATTAAATTGGTCAAAAGAATCTTTAGAAGAAATAAAAAAGGGAACAATATCTACTTCACTAGGTGGACACTTTATTAATGGAGCATGTGCAATTGCAGTTATCTTCGACTATCTTAAGGGAATCGATATTAATAGTTCTAATTACGAAATGAAGATAAATTTTTTCTCACCTATTGGAAAAAAAGAGGTAGATGAATATTTTAAATATTTAGATAAAAGCAATTGGAATAAAATTAATTTTAAGAAATATACAAAATTCTATAACAAAAATTTAAAAGAATATAAATTTAACCCCAAAGAAATATTGAAAGACTATAAGTAA